Proteins found in one Populus alba chromosome 14, ASM523922v2, whole genome shotgun sequence genomic segment:
- the LOC118049471 gene encoding FCS-Like Zinc finger 3-like, translating to MSYYSGCLDSHKPHFLEACFLCRKTLGRNSDIYMYRGNTPFCSKECRQEQIEIDQSTEKKSWKMSSSSSRSIRKSDPKDSTPNKDVRTGTVAVA from the exons ATGTCTTACTACAGTGGCTGCCTGGATTCCCACAAGCCTCACTTTCTTGAAGCTTGTTTTCTCTGCCGGAAAACCCTCGGTCGCAACTCCGACATCTACATGTACAG AGGGAACACCCCATTCTGTAGCAAGGAGTGCAGGCAAGAACAAATAGAGATAGATCAATCTACGGAGAAGAAGAGCTGGAAAATGTCATCCTCCTCTTCTAGATCTATCAGAAAATCAGATCCCAAGGATTCTACCCCTAACAAAGATGTGCGGACGGGCACAGTTGCTGTTGCTTAA